One Alnus glutinosa chromosome 3, dhAlnGlut1.1, whole genome shotgun sequence genomic region harbors:
- the LOC133864814 gene encoding developmentally-regulated G-protein 2 yields MGIIEKIREIEAEMARTQKNKATEYHLGQLKAKIAKLRTQLLEPPKGSSGGGEGFEVTKFGHGRVALIGFPSVGKSTLLTMLTGTHSEAASYEFTTLTCIPGIIHYNDTKIQLLDLPGIIEGASEGKGRGRQVIAVAKSSDIVLMVLDASKSEGHRQILTSELEAVGLRLNKRPPQIYFKKKKTGGISFNSTLTLTHVDEKLCYQILHEYKIHNAEVLFREDASVDDLIDVIEGNRKYMKCVYVYNKIDVIGIDDVDKLARQPNSVVISCNLKLNFDRLLAKMWDEMGLVRVYTKPQGQQPDFSDPVVLSADRGGCTVEDFCNHIHRSLVKDVKYVLVWGISARHYPQHCGLGHVLQDEDVVQIVKKKEKEEGGRGRFKSHTTATARISDREKKAPLKT; encoded by the exons ATGGGTATCATAGAAAAGATCAGAGAAATCGAAGCCGAGATGGCTCGGACGCAGAAAAACAAAGCCACAG AGTATCATCTTGGTCAGCTCAAGGCGAAGATAGCCAAGCTAAGGACTCAATTGTTGGAGCCTCCAAAA GGTTCTAGTGGCGGTGGAGAGGGTTTTGAAGTTACCAAGTTTGGCCATGGACGTGTTGCTCTAATAGGATTTCCAAG TGTGGGGAAGTCAACACTTTTAACAATGTTAACGGGCACACATTCAGAAGCTGCTTCTTATGAGTTCACAACACTTACTTGTATTCCTGGGATTATACACTACAATGATACTAAAATTCAGTTGCTCGACCTTCCTGGTATTATTGAAGGTGCTTCTGAAGGAAAGGGGCGTGGGAGGCAG GTTATTGCTGTTGCCAAGTCTTCGGACATTGTATTGATGGTTCTTGATGCCTCAAAG AGTGAGGGTCATCGGCAAATATTGACAAGTGAACTAGAAGCTGTGGGCTTGCGTCTAAACAAGAGACCACCTCAA ATAtacttcaaaaagaaaaaaactggaGGCATTTCGTTCAACAGCACTCTAACTTTAACTCATGTGGATGAAAAGCTTTGTTATCAAATTTTACATGAATACAAAATCCACAATGCAGAG GTGTTATTTCGTGAGGATGCCAGCGTGGATGATCTTATTGATGTCATTGAGGGAAACCGTAAATACATGAAGTGTGTATATGTCTACAACAAGATAGATGTTATTGGTATTGATGATGTGGACAAATTAGCCCGGCAACCTAATTCTGTTGTCATTAGTTGCAATCTGAAG CTCAACTTCGATAGACTACTTGCAAAAATGTGGGATGAGATGGGGCTTGTAAGGGTTTATACAAAGCCACAAGGCCAGCAACCTGATTTCTCAGATCCTGTAGTTCTTTCTGCT GATAGAGGTGGCTGCACTGTCGAAGACTTCTGTAATCACATACACAGGAGCTTGGTGAAGGATGTGAAATATGTGCTAGTGTGGGGTATAAGTGCGAGGCACTACCCGCAGCATTGTGGCCTTGGTCATGTTCTTCAAGATGAGGATGTGGTTCAGATTGTTAAGAAAAAG GAAAAGGAAGAGGGAGGAAGAGGCCGGTTCAAGTCACATACTACTGCCACTGCTCGAATATCTGATAGGGAGAAAAAGGCTCCATTGAAGACATAA
- the LOC133863503 gene encoding uncharacterized protein LOC133863503 isoform X2, with the protein MEVEDFLEDDKSEMHEVADSGQTVRNICNGGSSSGKNQLESSGFLKSEDSEADAGKVNAQLEESFPLSDPSLNDNHINQSGSTGECSKPPDKMAESGSSASALCTGSSSNPDFSKLEGEICLDRLSIRELHEVFKATFGRETTVKDKLWLKRRIAMGLTNSCDVSTTTFTIKDNKLVTKAEEECNQNVDGSVTQDLAVIATDVSCKDSPASHDSQVEDHQIGYGKKLRNHSIELDSGSEHLPSEQRGAKRIRKPTRRYIEELSEVESRDYSPRLMSSPKNAGLGQMSPKSCLRPVRNVLSDGRTVVTRLDSLGGSGVQVPFVSRVRRSRPRKNVMALMTFHPSGMDMAAKLVKKALARSSLTDDDIGDKVLKKRSSAEQIQQPFLAEVEKDRQPSVMGRTEGGENLGLRQTDSSGDNSDDNVVTVPTAKGGRRRKHHRAWTLVEVMKLVEGVSKCGPGRWSEIKRLAFASYSYRTSVDLKDKWRNLLKASFAQTPSDDGRKPTSMPIPEPILVRVRELAEMNAQVPPNLSSSQPAVGSRNLHETRSGYL; encoded by the exons ATGGAGGTTGAGGATTTTCTTGAAGATGACAAGAGTGAAATGCATGAGGTTGCTGACAGTGGGCAGACTGTAAGGAACATATGCAATGGAGGGTCATCCTCTGGGAAGAATCAGTTAGAAAGCTCAG GTTTTTTAAAGTCCGAGGACTCAGAAGCTGATGCTGGTAAAGTAAATGCACAGCTTGAG GAAAGCTTTCCTTTATCAGACCCAAGTTTGAATGACAACCACATCAATCAATCTGGAAGCACTGGGGAGTGCTCCAAGCCTCCTGATAAAATGGCAGAAAGTGGATCATCAGCTTCTGCTCTCTGTACTGGTTCTAGTTCAAACCCTGATTTTTCCAAGTTAGAGGGAGAAATTTGCTTGGACAGACTATCAATCAGAGAGCTCCATGAAGTGTTCAAGGCAACATTTGGGCGAGAAACTACTGTCAAAGACAAGCTGTGGCTTAAAAGAAGGATTGCCATGGGATTGACCAATTCTTGTGATGTATCAACCACAACCTTCACAATTAAAGATAACAAATTGGTGACGAAAGCTGAAGAAGAATGCAATCAGAATGTGGATGGTTCAGTCACCCAGGATCTAGCAGTTATAGCAACCGATGTTAGCTGCAAAGACTCACCAGCTAGCCATGATAGCCAAGTGGAAGATCATCAAATTGGTTATGGCAAGAAATTGAGAAATCATAGTATTGAACTTGATAGTGGAAGTGAGCATCTTCCATCGGAACAGAGAGGAGCCAAAAGAATTCGGAAGCCCACCAGGCGATATATTGAAGAACTATCCGAAGTAGAATCCAGAGATTATAGCCCAAGGTTGATGAGTTCACCTAAGAATGCTGGACTTGGACAGATGTCTCCAAAATCTTGTCTCAGGCCTGTTAGAAATGTGCTTTCAGATGGGAGAACTGTTGTCACCAGGTTGGACTCTCTTGGAGGATCTGGTGTTCAGGTTCCGTTTGTTTCTCGGGTCCGAAGAAGCCGTCCAAGGAAAAATGTCATGGCTCTTATG ACATTCCATCCAAGTGGCATGGACATGGCAGCTAAATTGGTAAAGAAGGCCCTTGCTCGTAGTTCTCTAACAGATGATGATATTGGGGACAAAGTTTTGAAAAAGAGGTCTTCTGCCGAACAGATTCAGCAGCCG TTTTTGGCTGAAGTAGAGAAAGATAGGCAGCCTTCAGTGATGGGCAGAACTGAAGGAGGGGAAAATTTGGGACTGAGACAGACAGATTCGTCTGGGGATAATTCAGATGATAACGTAGTAACTGTTCCTACAGCCAAAGGTGGAAGGAGAAGGAAACATCATCGAGCTTGGACTCTTGTTGAGGTTATGAAATTGGTTGAGGGTGTATCTAAGTGTGGACCTGGGAGGTGGTCTGAGATCAAACGACTTGCTTTTGCATCGTATTCATACCGTACATCCGTTGATCTGAAG GACAAGTGGAGGAACCTGCTAAAAGCTAGCTTTGCACAGACACCTTCAGATGACGGG CGGAAGCCTACTTCAATGCCCATCCCTGAGCCAATTTTGGTACGAGTGAGAGAGCTTGCTGAGATGAACGCACAGGTTCCTCCAAATCTTAGCTCAAGCCAACCGGCTGTGGGTAGTAGAAATTTGCATGAAACAAGATCCGGGTACTTGTAA
- the LOC133863503 gene encoding uncharacterized protein LOC133863503 isoform X1 translates to METVVGVEGNDEGKVEETGVEKGSSALSSPKQIADPVVYKLVRVEGDGRLVPATDDEVMEVEDFLEDDKSEMHEVADSGQTVRNICNGGSSSGKNQLESSGFLKSEDSEADAGKVNAQLEESFPLSDPSLNDNHINQSGSTGECSKPPDKMAESGSSASALCTGSSSNPDFSKLEGEICLDRLSIRELHEVFKATFGRETTVKDKLWLKRRIAMGLTNSCDVSTTTFTIKDNKLVTKAEEECNQNVDGSVTQDLAVIATDVSCKDSPASHDSQVEDHQIGYGKKLRNHSIELDSGSEHLPSEQRGAKRIRKPTRRYIEELSEVESRDYSPRLMSSPKNAGLGQMSPKSCLRPVRNVLSDGRTVVTRLDSLGGSGVQVPFVSRVRRSRPRKNVMALMTFHPSGMDMAAKLVKKALARSSLTDDDIGDKVLKKRSSAEQIQQPFLAEVEKDRQPSVMGRTEGGENLGLRQTDSSGDNSDDNVVTVPTAKGGRRRKHHRAWTLVEVMKLVEGVSKCGPGRWSEIKRLAFASYSYRTSVDLKDKWRNLLKASFAQTPSDDGRKPTSMPIPEPILVRVRELAEMNAQVPPNLSSSQPAVGSRNLHETRSGYL, encoded by the exons GTTGAAGGAGATGGGAGATTAGTGCCCGCGACAGATGATGAAGTAATGGAGGTTGAGGATTTTCTTGAAGATGACAAGAGTGAAATGCATGAGGTTGCTGACAGTGGGCAGACTGTAAGGAACATATGCAATGGAGGGTCATCCTCTGGGAAGAATCAGTTAGAAAGCTCAG GTTTTTTAAAGTCCGAGGACTCAGAAGCTGATGCTGGTAAAGTAAATGCACAGCTTGAG GAAAGCTTTCCTTTATCAGACCCAAGTTTGAATGACAACCACATCAATCAATCTGGAAGCACTGGGGAGTGCTCCAAGCCTCCTGATAAAATGGCAGAAAGTGGATCATCAGCTTCTGCTCTCTGTACTGGTTCTAGTTCAAACCCTGATTTTTCCAAGTTAGAGGGAGAAATTTGCTTGGACAGACTATCAATCAGAGAGCTCCATGAAGTGTTCAAGGCAACATTTGGGCGAGAAACTACTGTCAAAGACAAGCTGTGGCTTAAAAGAAGGATTGCCATGGGATTGACCAATTCTTGTGATGTATCAACCACAACCTTCACAATTAAAGATAACAAATTGGTGACGAAAGCTGAAGAAGAATGCAATCAGAATGTGGATGGTTCAGTCACCCAGGATCTAGCAGTTATAGCAACCGATGTTAGCTGCAAAGACTCACCAGCTAGCCATGATAGCCAAGTGGAAGATCATCAAATTGGTTATGGCAAGAAATTGAGAAATCATAGTATTGAACTTGATAGTGGAAGTGAGCATCTTCCATCGGAACAGAGAGGAGCCAAAAGAATTCGGAAGCCCACCAGGCGATATATTGAAGAACTATCCGAAGTAGAATCCAGAGATTATAGCCCAAGGTTGATGAGTTCACCTAAGAATGCTGGACTTGGACAGATGTCTCCAAAATCTTGTCTCAGGCCTGTTAGAAATGTGCTTTCAGATGGGAGAACTGTTGTCACCAGGTTGGACTCTCTTGGAGGATCTGGTGTTCAGGTTCCGTTTGTTTCTCGGGTCCGAAGAAGCCGTCCAAGGAAAAATGTCATGGCTCTTATG ACATTCCATCCAAGTGGCATGGACATGGCAGCTAAATTGGTAAAGAAGGCCCTTGCTCGTAGTTCTCTAACAGATGATGATATTGGGGACAAAGTTTTGAAAAAGAGGTCTTCTGCCGAACAGATTCAGCAGCCG TTTTTGGCTGAAGTAGAGAAAGATAGGCAGCCTTCAGTGATGGGCAGAACTGAAGGAGGGGAAAATTTGGGACTGAGACAGACAGATTCGTCTGGGGATAATTCAGATGATAACGTAGTAACTGTTCCTACAGCCAAAGGTGGAAGGAGAAGGAAACATCATCGAGCTTGGACTCTTGTTGAGGTTATGAAATTGGTTGAGGGTGTATCTAAGTGTGGACCTGGGAGGTGGTCTGAGATCAAACGACTTGCTTTTGCATCGTATTCATACCGTACATCCGTTGATCTGAAG GACAAGTGGAGGAACCTGCTAAAAGCTAGCTTTGCACAGACACCTTCAGATGACGGG CGGAAGCCTACTTCAATGCCCATCCCTGAGCCAATTTTGGTACGAGTGAGAGAGCTTGCTGAGATGAACGCACAGGTTCCTCCAAATCTTAGCTCAAGCCAACCGGCTGTGGGTAGTAGAAATTTGCATGAAACAAGATCCGGGTACTTGTAA